DNA from Tripterygium wilfordii isolate XIE 37 chromosome 4, ASM1340144v1, whole genome shotgun sequence:
CTACAGGCAATGTGACATTTAGTTCAACACAGAGAAGACCCAATATCAGGAAAGTTTGACTAACCATGTACTCCTTTGTAGCAACAAATTCAACAGTTCCACTGCACAGCTCAGGCCTTTCATCAGCATCTCTACGCCTACCATCTGGACCTAGATTACAATGGTAGTCACGGGGAGTCTCATCCGCAAACCCTGAAAAGGAGATGACATGTATTTCAAACCAATCATTGCCTTAGTAGCTAGCAGCCGCACACTCAAAAGTCCAGAATGCACAAAATTTGTTCAACACCAATGAAAAATTAACTTATTTCACAAAATACGGGACCTTCTTGATGTCTAATGCATATTTACAGAAACTACAAATGTGAAGACAAGACATTTTAAACTTGGAAAATCCCATAAATAAGTACGGGCCCTcatttaaaaaaagtaaaaaacatgaAGGGTAGTATTCACTATGTACACAAACAAAAACTTGTGAAGGACAAAGAAATGTTTTTAGTGAATATGGTTActagattataaaaaaaaaacgattAAAGTAATAGATAGAAAGAGAAAATTGATTCAATTTTACGTTAACAAACACATTCTAAGATATTCTAAGATACTAAAGAATGTTAAATTGTAGCTCCCATTTTTGTGAAAACAGAATCTGAATTATatattgggagaagtgtcaAGCAGCCTGTGTGTTCTGTCACTGTCAAATCGGTAATTTGAATGACGCAAACCATGAGTTTGGAGCAAAGCAAGACTACAACCTTCAAATTAAAATGTAAAATTTGCGACCAAAACATTGTCAGAAGGAAACAGAGATGAGAAATATATTACGTAACAGAGTGATCTAATTTATAAAGTTTCAATGAGATCCTAATGCTAGGACATCGCAATAAAATAACTATTGATACTGACCACACAGGTTACAGATGAACTTCCTCCCTTGATCAATGAACTTCATGAAAGGATTTATGTATCCTTTGCAGCGAGAACATCGAACAGGTCCGCTTTCACCAAAGTCCACAACCTACAAAAAGTGTTGAGACGGAGATACAATATGAGATTTTAAGCTGTTTACTCAAATAACGAATTAAAACAAGAGTTCTTTTGGAATTTATCCCACACAAaactgaaaagaaagaattcacaATGGTCACCAAAAAGTATAGAGAAAGGGCATGGGAGTTCTTCAATCATCATTTGCACGACCAGAATAACAGTCAAACGACTACAGGCAGTTTTCATCATTTGCTAATGGGAAAAAGGCCAACATCAAAGAACTCAAATTAATGAAAACTCTTttatttatgaaaaccaaatcaAGCTACGTAACATGCAAGAGCTGTCCAGGCCATTGATATAAACTACAACTACAAGGCCCCGATGATCATCACCTAGTCCATGTTAGCTTCAAAAGTACATTACATTCTAACCTCAAACATGTTTATACCACTTTACGTGCCTAAACGAAATATATGATATCTCCATTGTTCTATGGAAATTTAGTTCCCAAAAAATACCATAATAGGCTGTTAAAAACTACAAGCAAAAGCTTAGTCCCATATCAAATCATATGAAGTTTACTCCATTCCCAGTTTTTGCACAAAACGTTACAGGGTACAGCATAGACCTAGGCTTAGTTTCTGTCAGCAGCAATGATAAAGAACTTTTCATGCAACTAAATGTCATTATTGCTTAGCCCAAAGAACCATTCCTCCGGtacaaaaaaattgaatcaaacaAGATGGAAAAACAAAGGAATTATAATTACTTGTATAGGCTCCTCAGATGGATGAGGAAGAGCCAAAGGTTGGACCAACAAAGCCAACTGCATCCCAGATGTAGACAAAAGATCAACTGTGCAGGGGATCTGGTGGAAGAACATAATAATTCATTAGTCACAAAATTCCTTGAATGGAGATTCAACATTTTGCAAAAAAGTAAATACTTTATGTAAAAAATGCACAAGCTGTTAGTTCATGCATATTAAATATTCAGTTATGACCTGACTGATGGTGCATCTCATGTAACGTGGGCTGCAATTCCCAGTGTCTCTGACAATATAATCGCTTGTAGCAGGCTTCAAAAGGTACCAAGTCATCCGAAATCAATAAATATCAaggaaaaatattttctaaGCTATATACATGGAGGCTACCAAAATGTAAGTAAGAACACATAAAAACGATGCCAAGAAAATTAAGGTAGAGATTATTATCAAAATATGCTGAATATTAAAGAATACCCAAATTGAATCAAAAAAATGTCTGCCATTTAAAATAAGCCAAATAAGATACCGGAGGGGGATTGGCCTGATTGCCCACGCGTGTTTCATGCACAACCGGTGTTGAGCTTGGAATGGGCCTTGGGATTTGATGTGGATCAATCCTTGATGGCCCTGCCACAGGGGCTCCAGTTTGACCCATGGCAGGTGATATGGTAGTTGATTGATGTGGCAGAGTTGGATGCATTCCGGACATTCTTGGTTGTTGCGCTAAGCCAGGAATTGGTGGAGGTGCACCCACCTATGCAATCATATATATTCATAGTACAGAAGATTAATCAAAGGAGGAAAAGTAATGATGATTAAAATGATATTAGCCCAACGTATGCCAGAAAGCAAATATAAGAGTATATCATCATGACAATCCACTTGCCCCTACATGGCCCATGCACttgttaaaataaaatattaaaaaaacaaatagcATACTTGAATTTTGACCTTTAAATCTAAGCCTCCAACACTATAAACATCTTAAGCAATGAAAACTACTCGACAGACGGTTCCTAATAATAATAAGACGCAGCAAAAAATCCACCCGTAGGCTGCAGTTAAGATATACTAGCACAGATGAGAAACATGAAGGGACCAGTATGATTAAATACTATCAAGTAAAGTCAGAAGTTGACTTCTGACACGGTGGAGACCAATTTTGAAATCACTTAAAAAATGAATACCGTGAATGTCTTTATTCTTACCTGTTGAGGTTGCACTGGCCACGACTGTGGTCCATATGGAGAACCCATGGAAGGTGGCACGCCTTGGGATGCTGCAGAAAATGGAGAAGGCATTTGCATGGAAGCACCAGGTGGAGCACCGACGGTTGGACTTCCCATGAAAGGACGCATGCTTGAAGCCTGAGGAGGAGCCCTGGCAAATGACATAGTCGATGGAGGTCCCATTGGTGGTTGAGGGGAACCGCTGGCTGGCGGGAACTGTGGAGCAGTTGTCAAAGGACCCGAAGCAAACACTGGGGGGCCATTACTAACTGCGCCACCTAGGGCACTAGATGAAGGCATTACAGGAGCAGCGCTCAAAGGCGAAGATGATGCAAAAGGACTTGGTCGAGCACCCGGCGGCTGTGATGTTGCTCCAATTCCACCACTAGGCATGCCTAAAGATGGAAAATTACTAGGAGCCCCAGCTGGAGGCACAACACCAACACCCATTGAAGAGGGCAAGGAACCCGGAGGAGGCCTGGACCCAAAAGGAAGCGGCTGAGGCTGACTAACAGGAGGGCCAGTGGGCCTTGCTGGGGCTACATTGGGGGGAAATGAGGATGGTGGAAATCCAGAAGGGGGTGCAGCAGGCCTCGAATGGGCACCAGGGGGTGGACCTGGGCGGGAAAATGGTGGTGATGCAGCCGGAAACCCAGGGGAAGGGGCTGATTGGCCGAAAGGCGCTGGCTGAGCAAAAGGGGGAGGCCTGGGACCAGAACCAGGCATAGAAGCCGGCCGATTGAGATTCAAATTCTGCATGTTATCGGCTAAAGAACTGGGGTTTGATTGAAAATTGGGGTTATAATTAGGCGGTGGTGGCTGCTGATTGTAGCCAGGTCTAGGTGCCCCCGGAGGAACAGGAGCAGCCATAattcaatcaaatcaaaacctaaAATCTCCTACTCGTCCTCGCGTAGGTGCTCCAATAACACGAGATCCAAAATCTACAGTTCGacaaacaagaaggaaaaaaaaaactaaaataaatttcaacaatCGCGCACACAATCAATCAATCGATCTATGATCAATTCATATTATAACGTGAATGAAACTCAACGAAAcaattaaaaagttaaaaactcaGATCAATAGGCAAAGAAGAGCAGAACCTGGATGAGATCAACGGCCGGATCTGCCAAAAAGACGAAAGGGAGAAGATCAAAAGATATTCAATAGGGTTTTAggatgagagagagaagaaagtaaAACTGGGGTTTTACAGATCAAAGGGAAGCGAGCGGTGCAGAtcggagaaggaagaagaggaaggcGGGTAGTTTAAATGTTGGTGAAAGAACGAGGTTGGTCACCTGGGGATTGACGATAAAAGGTAACGTTCTGTTAACAGGTTGGAGACTGTCACCGGCACGCCCTGGAGATTTGTGGATTTCAGACTGTCCGATtgcaatttcttttattttctttccttttttttacaattttacttTTGTAAGCCTGACTATGGAAAACCAATgtaaaaatactttttttttttaattaaaaatgtgcgtgtaatattattttttttaaaaaaatatttttataccCTAATAAGATATAGAAGAGGTCAAGTTACACCAAAGTCACCGTTAGAATTGTAAAAGTTATGTGTATCACTCTAATGATCAGGTTTCGACTTTTCTCTCCCATTTCAAAGTAAATATGATGAGAATTCGGAGCAGAAAAACTACCATCACACTCCTAGGAAGTGTTCATTCATGAAAACCAGACTTCCATTATTCATTACGCAACTGGAAAGGAAAAAACCAGTTTTGGCTGTCTGATTTTTATATCTTCAACAATTTTAAAGAAAGAGAATCCTTTACATAGTCTAACAAGTTGGGAAGATGATTGGATAGGTGATTGGAAGGAGCAGAGGAATTATTGTTGAAACCAGTTCAGGCATTCAGTCATCTACCATTTGGCACTTTTTCGAAGAAGAGAGTCATCTACTCCCATGAATATGCAAGAAAAAAGGTTCCTTCATTCAGCAACCATAGTGATAGTGTAATGCCTAAACAACTGATGCAACCTTGCAATGCAGGAGAAAGGTTCTTCCATTCAGCAACTATAGTAGTCACCGACAATCACTACGTTctaagaaattgaaaaagtaATTCCAATGTTCATCCACGTGCAGCAGAGGGCGAAAAAGTATAAATAAAATTCCGAACCATTTCTCACCACAATCACATTCATCAATCTGCAAATGGTAGATTCCGTAAGCAAcgactaacaaaaaaaaaaaaaaaaactggctCATTACTAATTTTAATGTGACAATGTAACATTATTATTCCACTAGGCCAAGCTAAACAACTCTTAACATCGTTTTTGCCAAAACTGATCTAAGACCGTAAATAGCAACTATATTACAGCTCGTCCTTTCTAGGTTCCTCAGAGGCAGTTTCCTTGATCGGTTCCTCGGCAGCAGCAGTTTTATCCCGGTTCTTCTCAATAAATTCAATGATAGCTTCTTTTGTCCTGTCGCCATCATACTGTGTCAACTTTCCGCTAGCTGACCTGAAGTACACAGTTGGGTAACCTTGGACTTCAAAAGCAGCATCACTTGGGATATCATTTGCAGTGGCATCCTGAAAAGCACCAAAGATGGAAGTGTGCATTAAAACCAAATTCTTCATGAATAAAGATAAGAAAAATGCATCTTCAGCATTGCAGTTTTGTGCGGGATGTAGAAAAAAGGGGGGTTGTTATGGAGGAGGGGGATAAAGGACTGGCAATTGAGAAGAGCAGCAAATACCTTAGCACGAAGAAGAATACCTCATCACTAAGAGTGGAAAATAATTGAGAGCCAGGTAAAAAGAAAACCCCCATCAAATCAATTCTTTACAAGTTAAATCTTTCAACATTATATATCTATACTATTTCCAAATGCACCAGTATCTCAATATAAGTGAATTATGCAtcaatgaaaattctcaagtgagggatccctcgctttatttaaaataagggatccatctaacaccattcattatgtgtaagtgtggtcCCCACACGTGATGGGGCCCACgcgtgaatggtgttagatggatcccgcactttaaataaagtgtgggatcccgCACTTAAGAATCCCTCATGCATCAATACCAGAGCACAACTTGAGCTCTATGATTAACAGATTCATTTAAACCAAGACACGAATAAAACGTACCAGCTTTGCAATAACAACAGCAGGATCGCTTTCATATGAGACAGCTACTTCATCCAAAATTGGAGCCAACTGTTTGCAATGTCCACACCACGGAGCATAGAACTCCAGCAGAactgcaaaataaaaaattgtaaatGCAAGGCGCTTTCGCAAACAAATCTAGGACTCCCATAGATAATGTTGTAACTCACAAGTATCAATATTTTCTTGCGAAATAAATTTATTCAACTTACACAaggaaaatagaaagaaaaatcaaaggaTATGCATGCAGAAATATTATTAGTTCTCCAGTTCTTTATATTGATGCCCATTGAATGACACAACACCAACACAGTTGATAGAAACTCCGAGCGAACACCCATACAATAACTCAGACATCTAAAAGGGTCAAAGTTACACCATGATATCAGAGATCAAGAAATGATTGTGgcatttttgaaattaaaaactaCATGGGCCATATTTCAAGGATGCTGAGTTGCTTACCCATCCAACGTTAGTCAAGTTGCATCACATTGAAGGATAGACAAGTAATTTATCTCGCTGTCCCTAGCTATTATCTTCAAAATATTATAGTTCTCTCGTAAGAACAATATTTAAGAAAACATTAATGGCTAATGAGAACTCTGCAGAAATCACACCCCACATTTCAAAGGAACAACACATGCAGACAGAGAACAGAAGTAAAAAGGAGGAAGTAATCACTCACCATTTTTCCCGGATTTGAAGACAATGTCCTGAAGAGTGTCAGCAACCACGACTTTCACAGGCTCATCATTCGTTTCTGGGATAGGTTCTGACTTCTTGTATGGTGAAACATTCCCATCCTGCATATATTTACTAGAATAaaatcttccttcttttttaaaaGTCTACAATGGCAGCCAACTCACCATAATCCTCATGCTTTATCTGGAGTTAGGTGTGGTTTGTATTACCAAAAAAATGCACATACCCCCAGTGAAATGGCAACCATTTATAGATGCAGAGAAGACCTATGTTATCTAAGGGTACATTTTATCTCTGTTCAAACCAAACTATTTACTGAAAGTAAAGTAAAGTAACTCTGAAAACTAAGCAACTTCAACCATCAAACAAAGAAGGAAAATCCCATTGCAATTGCAAAACAGTTAAGTATTTACCTTGTAATCCTTTATCCAAGAAGCAACATGGTCCGGCTCAACATTTGGCTTCAAATACTTCTGACCATCATTAGTCTGAATGATGATGAGAGGCACTTGCTCTTCTTTGAGTCCGAAATACTGTTCATTCAAACAATTAGACTAAATAAGGAAATGTTGCAAAAGGCGACCTAAAGCACACTGGCGGACTGAATAAAAACTGACCTGGAAGGCACCTTGACTGGCCTCAAGATCTCCAACTAAAAAGCTTATGCCCTTCCCTTTGTTTTGCTCAGCAACTTCACGATATTTTGTATTCAAAGCATCAGCAGCTTCATTGGTAAAGTTCATGAATAACATTGCCTGCCAATTAGAAAATCATATTTAGCAGAGTGATATCAAACAAGGGGAATCCTTTCACATACAATCCTCATGTACATTTATTCTAATATTTGTCTATGCTCGTGCATTGCTTTGTATAGCACAGACATAAATGGGCTCTTAACCTTACAGCTTTTGTAAGGGTGTCCCTTAGATTAGCATGCAACGATATTGAAAATCTCGAAGTCAAATTGGACATACAGACAATATATACATGAATAATTTATGGTTCATGCCATCAAGTCCTATTCATTCCCAACAAACAAAGCCATTAAGGGTAATATTACACGAACATTGATTTTAATCACATAAAACAACATATATCACTGCTGCAAAGCAATAAATTAGTGTTGTTCACAGGACCGAATGAATAATTTTTAGTAAACAAAAAAGAGGAGACGACATGCTGGATCATATACCTTCGCATTTGGGCTGTTAAAGAATTTGACAACGAATGGATGATTGTTTGGGTCTTTATCAAAGACAGTGACAGTCGGCACAGTAGTTTCTTCAACAAATTTCTCCAAAGTATCCAGATTAAAATCCTGGGGGCATATAACACTGttaagacagctcattttacaCAGTATAATGGAGTTCTTAATacaaaataatccaaaaaataaaatataaaatatagtaGAATGTGTGCACCTTAACATCAACAACGAGTTCATCAAATGGCTTGAACAGCCTAATCAAAGGCCCAGCCGCTGAAAAATCACCACTTGGGAGGAGCTTAAGATCTGAAGTATGACCAAACTCATAGTCAGAGCGCAGCTTCTCAGCCAGAGCTGTGTAGTTCTCAAACTCTTCCCCGGCAAACTTTGGGAACACACCAACCTGCAAAAATACATATAGATTGTTCATAACAGCGAAGGTTATTGAAATATATGGTAAACGAAACTTGTTATAAGAAAAACAGTGGATATCTTACAATAACAATGTTCTTGCCGGTAATaagattattcgcatcttcagtaGATTTTATCTCAGCAGAAGCTGGACCACTTTGCTTCTTTAAATAGTCAACAATACCATCTGCCTCACGAGGTCCCTTGTATTCCTGAACACTCTTCCCACCATTTCTAAAGATTTTAAGGGTGGGGAAACCCTGGATCTCATGCAGGGTACCAATCTGCCTGTTAGCTTCATCACTAGCATCAATTTTCGCCAGAACAATAGGAGGATCATGACTGCTTAATATTGATGCTGCTTTCTCATACTACAAAAACATAGTAGTATGTCATTAGCCAAATATACAATTTAACTTAACGAACAATTGTCAAATCATTCAAAATTTTCCACATATAAACACTGGAACAAATGAATTACCTCAGGAGCGAGTTTCTTACAGTGGCCACACCTGTAATGGACAAGGTTGGAAACAAGATTAGCCATGTGAGAAAGATCAACACTTTTAGGTCGGCATTACAGTactataaaaaaaacaacaaaaaagagaTGAATACTCAGCATTATTTTACAAATATTGATCTCATGATGAAACTGCAGTCATGCAGGCATCATAGTGTTGCTAGCAGCTATGACTAAGAACTATATAGAATATTCCTGGAAATATTTGGTTTATATCTCGAATTTCAAAACATGTAGTCTCACaagtaagaacaaaaaatatatgccCCTGCAAGGGC
Protein-coding regions in this window:
- the LOC119997725 gene encoding protein disulfide-isomerase-like, which gives rise to MGPRVSIWFSVFVFALIASSIYAEEAESEAESKEHVVTLDHSNFDDVVGKHDFVVVEFYAPWCGHCKKLAPEYEKAASILSSHDPPIVLAKIDASDEANRQIGTLHEIQGFPTLKIFRNGGKSVQEYKGPREADGIVDYLKKQSGPASAEIKSTEDANNLITGKNIVIVGVFPKFAGEEFENYTALAEKLRSDYEFGHTSDLKLLPSGDFSAAGPLIRLFKPFDELVVDVKDFNLDTLEKFVEETTVPTVTVFDKDPNNHPFVVKFFNSPNAKAMLFMNFTNEAADALNTKYREVAEQNKGKGISFLVGDLEASQGAFQYFGLKEEQVPLIIIQTNDGQKYLKPNVEPDHVASWIKDYKDGNVSPYKKSEPIPETNDEPVKVVVADTLQDIVFKSGKNVLLEFYAPWCGHCKQLAPILDEVAVSYESDPAVVIAKLDATANDIPSDAAFEVQGYPTVYFRSASGKLTQYDGDRTKEAIIEFIEKNRDKTAAAEEPIKETASEEPRKDEL